In one Zymoseptoria tritici IPO323 chromosome 10, whole genome shotgun sequence genomic region, the following are encoded:
- the SDH3_2 gene encoding succinate dehydrogenase cytochrome B subunit (succinate dehydrogenase (ubiquinone); succinic dehydrogenase; complex II; menaquinol: fumarate oxidoreductase; fumarate reductase complex (that is FRD, involved in anaerobic respiration, repressed in aerobic respiration); succinate dehydrogenase complex (i. ...), producing LARQRLNRPIAPHLTTYRWRINMVLSSLNRITGVALSGAFYAFGAIYMIWHPSIETIAAGFAAWPVVLQVAAKFGVALPFTFHCFNGASHLVWDAAKMITNRQVTRMAWGVVGLGVGSAMGLAVLL from the coding sequence CTCGCCCGCCAACGCCTCAATCGGCCTATCGCACCACACCTCACAACCTACCGCTGGCGTATAAACATGGTCCTCTCCAGCCTCAATCGTATCACGGGTGTCGCTCTCAGCGGAGCCTTCTACGCCTTCGGAGCCATTTATATGATCTGGCATCCATCCATTGAAACGATCGCAGCGGGCTTCGCTGCGTGGCCAGTGGTGCTGCAAGTTGCAGCGAAGTTCGGAGTCGCACTGCCTTTCACGTTCCATTGCTTCAATGGTGCGAGTCATTTGGTTTGGGATGCGGCGAAAATGATCACGAATCGACAGGTCACTCGGATGGCGTGGGGTGTTGTGGGGTTGGGCGTGGGTTCGGCGATGGGGTTGGCTGTTTTGTTGTGA
- the ABFa gene encoding ABFa alfa-L-arabinofuranosidase-A (alfa-arabinofuranosidase-a precursor, related to protein 76302), whose protein sequence is MVQLKLSIFALASSLASTFAVDIIVSSAPGNKTGSQGHPYGYGFLHEDINNSGDGGIYAELIRNRAFQSSERYPVSLDGYSALNGAQLSIQNLTDPLSDALPSSMRVSVSNSTSPPSYGPPKGRPGRPGRHDHHGKGMIGFQNDGYWGMDVKCQPYTGSFWVRGEYHGKFVASLQSNLTDEVFGSVEVPSKSVNGEWVEHEFVLVPEKDAPSTNNTFAVTFDQRGTPDDFLDFNLISLFPPTYKGRKNGLRIDLAEALEEINPTYFRFPGGNMLEGNTNETYWDWKDSLGPLRNRPGFEGVWGYQQTHGLGLMEYLYWAEDMKMNSILGVWAGLALNGDITPEADLQYYIDDALNQIEFIRGPASSPWGSKRAALGHPEPFVLQYVEIGNEDWLAGFPSGWDSYRAYRFPLFYAAITAAYPDIQVIASSATSDPEEGEPLTYPSSAIGDYHPYREPDELVEEFSRFDNDIGHIVGEVAAVHPNGGTAWDGGLQPLPWWQGTVGEAVSMIGYERNSDRIPGTFYAPVMRNTNRWQWAVTMLQNDAGSVTRSTSWYVWSLFAHHPISQTSAVEGEFGPVYYGAGVDEARGGARVWKGAVYNTTDGVDVEVKVKFEGLKGGTNAALTVLTNLGEGGYAANDPATGVNVVGVNTTVLTADGEGTYVFDLPELSVAVLDTEVEAKTIGRYPGDGK, encoded by the exons ATGGTCCAGCTCAAGCTCTCGATCTTTGCCTTAGCAAGTTCGCTCGCTTCGACCTTTGCAGTCGACATCATCGTTAGCTCTGCTCCAGGAAACAAGACCGGGTCGCAAGGTCATCCATACGGCTATGGCTTCCTGCACGAG GACATCAACAATTCCGGCGATGGCGGCATCTACGCCGAACTCATCCGCAACCGAGCTTTCCAATCCAGTGAACGCTACCCTGTCTCTCTGGACGGATACTCCGCCCTAAACGGCGCACAGCTCAGCATCCAGAACTTGACAGACCCATTGTCTGATGCCTTGCCTTCATCGATGCGAGTCTCGGTCTCCAATTCCACTTCTCCTCCGAGCTATGGCCCGCCGAAAGGGCGCCCAGGACGTCCAGGACGACATGACCATCACGGCAAGGGGATGATTGGCTTCCAGAATGACGGGTATTGGGGCATGGACGTCAAATGTCAGCCGTACACAGGATCCTTCTGGGTTCGTGGAGAGTACCACGGCAAATTCGTGGCTTCCTTGCAGTCCAACttgacggacgaggtgtTTGGCAGTGTGGAAGTTCCATCCAAATCTGTGAACGGGGAGTGGGTGGAGCATGAATTTGTGCTGGTTCCGGAGAAGGATGCGCCGAGTACGAACAACACTTTTGCTGTTACGTTTGATCAGAGG GGTACCCCGGACGACTTCTTGGACTTCAACTTGATCAGTCTATTCCCGCCGACATACAAAGGCCGGAAGAATGGCCTGAGAATCGACCTGGCTGAGGCTTTGGAAGAGATCAACCCA ACATACTTCCGCTTCCCTGGAGGTAACATGCTTGAGGGCAATACCAACGAGACGTACTGGGACTGGAAAGATTCTCTTGGCCCGCTTCGCAATCGACCTG GCTTCGAAGGCGTCTGGGGCTACCAGCAGACCCATGGTCTCGGACTGATGGAATACCTTTACTGGGCCGAAGACATGAAAATGAATAGCA TCCTCGGTGTCTGGGCCGGCCTCGCCCTCAACGGCGACATCACCCCCGAAGCCGACCTCCAATACTACATCGACGATGCCCTCAACCAAATCGAATTCATCCGCGGTCCCGCATCCTCACCCTGGGGTTCAAAACGTGCCGCTCTCGGCCACCCAGAACCCTTCGTCCTGCAATACGTCGAAATCGGCAACGAAGACTGGCTCGCCGGCTTCCCCTCCGGCTGGGACTCCTACCGCGCCTATCGCTTCCCCCTCTTCTACGccgccatcaccgccgcctACCCGGACATCCAAGTCATCGCCTCATCCGCCACCTCCGACCCGGAAGAAGGCGAACCACTGACTTATCCCTCCAGTGCCATCGGAGACTACCACCCCTACCGCGAACCCGACGAGCTGGTCGAAGAATTCTCCCgcttcgacaacgacatcggaCATATCGTGGGCGAAGTCGCAGCCGTACATCCCAATGGCGGCACAGCCTGGGACGGCGGTCTACAACCCCTCCCGTGGTGGCAGGGAACTGTCGGCGAAGCAGTGAGTATGATCGGCTATGAACGGAACAGTGATCGTATTCCGGGTACGTTTTATGCGCCGGTGATGAGGAATACGAATCGTTGGCAGTGGGCCGTGACGATGTTGCAGAATGATGCGGGGAGCGTGACGAGGAGTACGAGTTGGTATGTGTGGAGTTTGTTTGCGCATCATCCGATTTCGCAGACGAGTGCTGTTGAGGGAGAGTTTGGACCGGTGTATTATGGCGCAGGGGTGGATGAGGCGAGAGGTGGAGCGAGGGTTTGGAAGGGAGCAGTGTATAACACTACCGATGGGGTAGATGTTGAGGTGAAGGTTAAGTTTGAGGGGTTGAAGGGAGGTACGAACGCGGCGTTGACGGTGTTGACGAATTTGGGAGAAGGTGGGTATGCGGCGAATGATCCGGCTACCGGAGTGAATGTCGTTGGAGTGAACACTACCGTGTTGACGGCTGATGGAGAGGGGACTTATGTCTTCGATCTGCCGGAGTTGAGCGTTGCGGTGTTGGACACGGAAGTTGAAGCGAAGACAATTGGACGATATCCGGGCGATGGCAAATGA